The Rhizobium leguminosarum genome includes a region encoding these proteins:
- a CDS encoding peptidylprolyl isomerase, with protein sequence MIDAKKAITKFLAAAALALLTGFAGPALAASEVKAVVNGTAITSGDVAKRQAFLRLQRTKADAKTAEEQLIDEALKRQEVARVRMSVSQQDVDASFARFSSGNKLSPEQMSQILDRAGVGVDHFKGFIAVQMSWPRVVNARYGSTSRLSNYDLVSRMMQNNKQKPVTTEYMLQQIIFVIPQAKRGAITGKRKGEAEASRSKFPGCDQAKVFAATMRDVSVRDLGRLLAPEIPPDWKPLVEQAKGNTTGTRVTDKGVEYLAICSQRQVSDDQAAEMVFRQEDLDKSKAGKDASPENENSKKYLDELRKKAQIAYR encoded by the coding sequence ATGATTGACGCGAAAAAAGCCATAACCAAATTCCTCGCCGCGGCAGCTCTTGCATTGCTGACAGGTTTTGCCGGTCCAGCGCTTGCAGCAAGCGAAGTCAAAGCCGTGGTGAACGGCACCGCCATCACCAGCGGCGACGTCGCCAAGCGCCAAGCCTTCCTGCGCCTGCAGCGTACGAAGGCCGATGCCAAGACCGCCGAGGAGCAACTGATCGACGAGGCGCTCAAGCGGCAGGAAGTCGCTCGCGTCCGTATGTCGGTGTCGCAGCAGGACGTCGATGCTTCTTTCGCGCGCTTTTCGAGCGGCAACAAGCTTTCCCCCGAGCAGATGTCGCAGATCCTCGATCGCGCCGGCGTCGGCGTCGATCATTTCAAGGGTTTCATCGCCGTGCAGATGAGCTGGCCGCGTGTCGTCAACGCCCGCTACGGCTCGACCTCGCGGCTGTCGAACTATGATCTCGTCTCGCGCATGATGCAGAACAACAAGCAGAAGCCGGTGACGACGGAATATATGCTGCAGCAGATCATCTTCGTCATTCCGCAAGCCAAGCGCGGCGCCATCACCGGCAAGCGCAAGGGCGAGGCCGAGGCGTCGCGCTCCAAATTTCCAGGCTGCGATCAGGCAAAGGTGTTTGCTGCGACGATGCGCGACGTTTCCGTGCGCGATCTCGGCCGACTGCTCGCCCCCGAGATCCCGCCGGATTGGAAGCCGCTGGTCGAGCAGGCCAAGGGCAACACGACAGGGACCCGCGTCACCGACAAGGGCGTCGAGTATCTGGCAATCTGCAGCCAGCGGCAGGTTTCCGACGACCAGGCCGCCGAAATGGTCTTCCGCCAGGAAGATCTCGACAAGTCCAAGGCCGGCAAGGATGCCAGCCCGGAAAACGAAAACAGCAAGAAATACCTGGATGAACTGCGCAAAAAGGCGCAGATCGCCTATCGCTGA
- the pdxA gene encoding 4-hydroxythreonine-4-phosphate dehydrogenase PdxA, with protein MAIPFSRPLALSQGDPAGIGPDITLMAWLRRRELGLPPFFLIGDPDVLALRARQLNLAVSIRETDEASKAAGMFADALPVMTISASIEVVAGEPHAATAKGTIASIEKAVSLVIDGEALAVVTNPIAKAVLYEAGFRFPGHTEFLADLAARATGRPVTPVMMLSGPKLRAIPVTIHIPVRDVPQALTGELIAETCRIAHEDLRQRFGIEAPRLAVAGLNPHAGEGGAIGTEDEDVIRPAIERLRDEGIDAIGPLPADTMFHDEARARYDVAICMYHDQALIPAKALGFDDSVNVTLGLPFVRTSPDHGTAFGIAGKGLAREDSLVAALKLAAQLGRSAESRR; from the coding sequence ATGGCGATACCGTTTTCGCGACCGCTTGCGCTGAGCCAGGGCGACCCCGCCGGCATCGGGCCGGATATTACTCTGATGGCTTGGCTCCGGCGGCGAGAACTCGGGTTGCCGCCTTTCTTCCTGATTGGCGACCCCGACGTTCTGGCGTTGAGAGCCCGCCAGCTCAATCTGGCGGTCTCGATCCGCGAGACCGATGAAGCCAGCAAAGCCGCCGGCATGTTTGCCGATGCGCTGCCCGTCATGACCATATCGGCTAGTATCGAGGTCGTGGCCGGCGAACCGCATGCGGCAACGGCGAAAGGCACGATCGCGTCGATCGAGAAAGCCGTGTCGCTTGTCATTGACGGCGAGGCGCTCGCAGTCGTTACCAATCCGATCGCCAAGGCCGTGCTTTACGAAGCGGGTTTCCGGTTTCCCGGCCATACCGAATTTCTCGCCGATCTCGCCGCCAGGGCGACCGGCCGGCCGGTAACACCGGTAATGATGCTGTCCGGACCGAAGCTCCGGGCCATTCCCGTCACCATCCATATTCCGGTCCGCGACGTGCCGCAGGCGCTGACGGGCGAACTGATCGCGGAAACCTGCAGGATCGCCCATGAAGATCTGAGGCAGCGCTTCGGCATCGAGGCGCCGCGGCTCGCCGTTGCCGGCCTCAACCCGCATGCGGGCGAAGGCGGGGCGATCGGCACGGAGGACGAGGACGTCATCCGTCCGGCGATCGAGCGCCTGCGCGACGAGGGCATCGATGCGATCGGCCCCCTGCCCGCCGATACGATGTTCCATGACGAGGCGCGGGCGCGATACGACGTTGCCATCTGCATGTATCACGATCAGGCGCTGATCCCGGCCAAGGCACTTGGTTTCGACGACAGCGTCAACGTGACGCTCGGGCTTCCCTTCGTGCGCACCTCGCCGGATCACGGCACCGCTTTCGGCATTGCCGGCAAGGGACTGGCGCGCGAGGACAGCCTCGTTGCGGCGCTGAAGCTCGCCGCCCAGCTCGGCCGCAGCGCGGAAAGCCGCCGCTGA